The window GCCAGAGGTAGCCTATGCAGTTGCCACGTTCGGAGCAGATGATCTGACCCTCTCTGTGGAGGATAAACACATCAGGGCAAGCGGCCAGTATGCAGGCAGAGACTTTTTCAATATTTTCTCCTATAAACTACAGCAGGGAGATGAAAACCAGGTGCTAAGGGATAAAAGCTCTATTGTACTTTCAGAAGAGCTTGCCTTACGATTATTCAACAGCACAGAAAATATCATCGGCAAAACAGTAGAATTTCCTGATGATCAGCAGTACATGGTTACTGGTGTGTTTGAGGGAGTGCCACAGAATTCCTCCAGCCAGTTTGATTTTGTGCTGTCTTTTGAAGCATTCAAAGAGCTTTCTCCCTGGGTGCTGGACTGGAAAAACAATGCTGCCCTTACCCACCTGCTTTTAAAAGAAGGCACCGATATCGAACTGTTCAATAAAAAGATTGAAAACTTTGTAAAGCACAAAGAGGGTGAAGCACACATCACTCTATTTGCTACACTATATTCTGGCCAGTATCTCTACGGTACATATGAAAATGGCATACATGCCGGAGGCAGAATAGAATACGTCAGGCTGTTTTCTATCATTGCTTTCTTCATTCTTTGCATTGCCTGCATCAACTACATGAATCTATCTACTGCAAAAGCTTCCAGAAGGCTAAAAGAAGTAGGTATCAAAAAAGCAATAGGTGCAAGCAGAAGCATGCTGATGCTGCAATACCTGGGAGAATCGGTCATGATGACGTTCCTGGCTGTGATCCTGGCGGTGTTGCTGGTGGTAGTTTTCCTGCCTCAGTTCAACGAAATTACAGGAAAGCAGCTTTTTCTGAATTTTGATCCAGGCCTAGTACTGGTAATTGCTGGCGTCACGCTTTTTACGGGTATAATATCCGGCAGTTACCCGGCGCTCTACCTCTCCGGTTTTAAACCAGTAAATATCCTGAAAGGCAGGGTCACTGCAGGCAGGCTTAACAGCTCGGCAGGCGAAATTTTTGCCCGTAAAGGGCTGGTGGTCTTCCAGTTCTCGGTCTCTATTTTTTTAATTGTGGCTGTTTTGGTGGTGTATAAACAAATTGAATACACCCAAACCAAAAATCTTGGATACAATAAAGACAACATCATTCATTTTGTAGCAGAGGGAGCGGTGGGGCAAAATCTGGAGACTTTTCTAGCTGAGATGAAAGCCCTGCCCGGGATTCTCCAGACATCCAGCATTGGGCACAGCCTGGTAGATGGTGGTCACCGGAGCAGCTCCAGTACGGTGCAGTGGGAGGGGAAAAATCCCGATGATATTGTTGAAATGGAAAGCGTGCGGGTAAACTACGATATGATTGAGCTGCTGGAGATTGAAATGCTGGCAGGGAGAACCTTTTCCAAAAACTTTGGTGATGAGGAGTCAAAAATCATTTTCAACGAAGCAGCCATTAAAGTAATGGGGCTTAAAGATCCGGTAGGGAAGGTAGTTAAGTTATGGGATCAGGAAAGACAAATTGTGGGTGTGGCGAAAGACTTTCATTTCCAGTCTTTCCATGAACAGGTAAATCCCCTGTTTTTTATACTGCAGCCACATAATACCTGGATTGTGATGGCCAGGGTGGAAGCAGGCAAAGAGCAGCAGGCCATTGGAGCTATTCAGCAATTACACCAAAAGATTAGTCCAGGCCTGCCATTCGACTATAAATTTATGGATGAGGGCCTTCAGGCGCAGTATGAGTCAGAGCAGCGTGTAGCGGTTTTGTCGCGTTATTTTGCCGGTCTGGCCATTCTCATCTCCTGCCTGGGGCTCTACGGACTGGCAGTGTTTGCTGCCGAGCAGCGCACCAAAGAAATTGGTATCCGCAAGGTGCTGGGGGCATCAGTAACAAATATCATGGCATTGCTCTCAAAAGAATTCATGCAGCTGGTGGTGATTGCCATCGTAGCAGGCTCGGCCATGGCATGGCTTGCCATGGCTAAATGGCTGGAAGGATATGCTTATCGCATTGAACTGGGCTGGGGGGTCTTTGCGCTTGCCGGAGCGGCAGCTTTGCTCATTGCCCTCTGCACGGTTAGTTACCAGACCATCAGAGCGGCCCTTTCTAACCCGGTAAAGAACTTAAGAACTGAATAAGCCCGAAAAAAATGCTTAGGAATTATTTTAAAACAGCTCTTAGAAGCCTCTGGCATAACAAAGGCTATGGCTTTTTGAACATTGCCGGATTAGCAGTGGGTATTGCCTCTGCAGCGCTTATTTTTTTATGGGTTGAAGATGAGTTAACCTATGACCACCATCATGCTGATATTGATCGCATATATCGTGTAATGGAGCATCAGTCGTTTGATGGCATTACTTATACCATGGGGGCTACGCCCGGTGTGCTGGCAAGAGGAATGCAGGAGGAAATACTTGGTGTAGCACTCACCACCCGTACAAACTGGGGCGCCAGAACGCTATTTACGCTGCATGATAAATCCATTTTTGAAGAGGGGATCTACATGGACTCCAGCTTTTTCAAAATTTTCGACTTTCCCTTTCTTCAGGGAAATGCTGCCAAACCTTTCTCCCAGCTCCATTCCATTGTGATTTCCAGGCAAATGGCCGGGCGGTTCTTTGAAAGCCCACAGGATGCCTTTGGGAAAAGTATAAAAATGGATAATGAGCAGGAGTATGTTATTAGCGGTGTTTTTGAAGATCTGCCTGATAATTCATCTTTTGAATTTGATTGGGCAGTTCCCTTTAAGCTGTATGAAGATAAAAACCAGTGGTTATCTGATTGGGCAAGTAACGGCATTATTACCTATGCGAAGCTGGCAGAAAATGCAGATCCTGCCCATGTGAATGCCCAGCTGCTGGGCTATATAAAAAGCAAAAGCGATGAGGCGGTTGCACAGGCATTCTTATTTCCCATGACAGACTGGCGGCTGTATGGCAAGTTTGAAAATGGTAAGCAGGTTGGCGGACGAATTCAGTTTGTGCGCTTGTTCTCTACCATCGCGTGGATTATACTAATCATTGCCTGCATCAACTTTATGAACCTGGCTACAGCCCGATCTGAAAAGAGAGCCAGGGAGGTGGGCGTAAGAAAAGTGCTGGGGGCAGGCAGAGGCAGGCTTGTGCTGCAATTTATGGCAGAATCGCTACTGCTTTCATTTATAGCTGTAGTACTTTCTGTTGGAATCATCTACCTCTGTATCAATGGGTTCAACAAGCTAGTTGAAAAAGAACTGGCCGTAAATATTACCGATCCGCTGCATTTTCTTGCACTCCTGGGTATTGGTGTAGTATGTGGTATCATAGCAGGCAGCTATCCGGCTTTGTACCTCTCTTCTTTCAACCCGGTTACTGTTTTTAAAGGCTTGCGGGTAAAAGGCAACACCAGCGCAGGCCTGATCAGAAAGGGTTTGGTCGTTACACAATTTGCAGCATCGGTTGTGCTGATAATAGGGACCATTATCATTTATGAGCAGATACAGCACATCAAGAGTCGCGAGCTGGGCTACAACAAGGAGCAGGTGGTTTATATGAACCTGCAGGGGAAGATGAACGAGCGTTTTCATGTGATCCGGCAGGAGCTGTTGGCATCTGGTATGGTAGCGCATGCGGCTGTAAGCAACCAACGGGTATTGCAAATGGGCAACAACGGCTGGGGGTATGAATGGAAAGGCAAAGATCCAAATCAAAAGATTTTAATCACAAATGAAAATGTAAGCCACGGTTACCTCGAGACCCTGGGCATGAGCCTGAAGAGCGGGAGGGACTTTAAAACCATTGAAGCCCGGGACAGCACCAGCATCATAATAAATGAAAGCCTGGCCAAACTCATGAATAAAGAAGAGGTGGTGGGTGAGATCATTAGCAGTGATGGCAGAGATTTCGAGATTATTGGTGTGGTACACGATTTTGTTTACTCTGATGTGTATGCACCCGCAGCGCCTCTTATATTATTTGCCCAGCCTTCTGCCACCAATTACCTGTTTGTTCGCCTGAAGGAGGGCGTAAACATGCCCGATGCCTTAGCAAAACTGGAGGCTGTTATGAAAGCCCATAATCCTGGCTATCCCTTTGAGTACAAATTTTTAGATGAAGAATTTGATAACTTATTTAAAAGTGAAATGCTGATTGGCAAGCTGTCGAGGATATTTGCGCTGCTGGCCATCTTTATATCATGCCTTGGGTTGTTTGGTCTGGCAGCATACACTGCAGAAAGAAGAACAAAAGAGATTGGCATCAGGAAAGTGCTGGGGGCATCTGCAGTGGGTATCGCCAGCCTGCTGTCACTGGATTTCCTGAAGCTGGTCATTGTTTCTTTTCTGCTTGCTTTTCCACTGGCCTGGTACCTGATGCATCAGTGGCTGCAGGACTTTGCCTACAGAATTTCCATTAACTGGAAGGTGTTTTTAATAGCTGGCGTAGCTGCTGTACTGATTGCACTCATCACCATCAGCTTTCAGGCCATTAGGGCGGCCCTTTCTAACCCGGTGAAGAATTTAAGAACTGAATAATAATTTACAACAGGCAGTGCCTTTACTGATGGAAGACAAGCCGCCTGTACCACTTTTTAACTAGTACATGATGTACCGCACTTACCTTAAACTTGCCTGGAGAAACCTGCAGAAAAGCAAGGTGTACTCCCTCCTGA of the Flammeovirgaceae bacterium 311 genome contains:
- a CDS encoding hypothetical protein (COG0577 ABC-type antimicrobial peptide transport system, permease component), translated to MLKHHFLLTYRNFKRFKGSFFINLIGMSAGLACTLLIYLWVMDELSVDRFHENSARLYQAMERQHGAEGVEVTTSTPGLLAEALAEEMPEVAYAVATFGADDLTLSVEDKHIRASGQYAGRDFFNIFSYKLQQGDENQVLRDKSSIVLSEELALRLFNSTENIIGKTVEFPDDQQYMVTGVFEGVPQNSSSQFDFVLSFEAFKELSPWVLDWKNNAALTHLLLKEGTDIELFNKKIENFVKHKEGEAHITLFATLYSGQYLYGTYENGIHAGGRIEYVRLFSIIAFFILCIACINYMNLSTAKASRRLKEVGIKKAIGASRSMLMLQYLGESVMMTFLAVILAVLLVVVFLPQFNEITGKQLFLNFDPGLVLVIAGVTLFTGIISGSYPALYLSGFKPVNILKGRVTAGRLNSSAGEIFARKGLVVFQFSVSIFLIVAVLVVYKQIEYTQTKNLGYNKDNIIHFVAEGAVGQNLETFLAEMKALPGILQTSSIGHSLVDGGHRSSSSTVQWEGKNPDDIVEMESVRVNYDMIELLEIEMLAGRTFSKNFGDEESKIIFNEAAIKVMGLKDPVGKVVKLWDQERQIVGVAKDFHFQSFHEQVNPLFFILQPHNTWIVMARVEAGKEQQAIGAIQQLHQKISPGLPFDYKFMDEGLQAQYESEQRVAVLSRYFAGLAILISCLGLYGLAVFAAEQRTKEIGIRKVLGASVTNIMALLSKEFMQLVVIAIVAGSAMAWLAMAKWLEGYAYRIELGWGVFALAGAAALLIALCTVSYQTIRAALSNPVKNLRTE
- a CDS encoding hypothetical protein (COG0577 ABC-type antimicrobial peptide transport system, permease component), which produces MLRNYFKTALRSLWHNKGYGFLNIAGLAVGIASAALIFLWVEDELTYDHHHADIDRIYRVMEHQSFDGITYTMGATPGVLARGMQEEILGVALTTRTNWGARTLFTLHDKSIFEEGIYMDSSFFKIFDFPFLQGNAAKPFSQLHSIVISRQMAGRFFESPQDAFGKSIKMDNEQEYVISGVFEDLPDNSSFEFDWAVPFKLYEDKNQWLSDWASNGIITYAKLAENADPAHVNAQLLGYIKSKSDEAVAQAFLFPMTDWRLYGKFENGKQVGGRIQFVRLFSTIAWIILIIACINFMNLATARSEKRAREVGVRKVLGAGRGRLVLQFMAESLLLSFIAVVLSVGIIYLCINGFNKLVEKELAVNITDPLHFLALLGIGVVCGIIAGSYPALYLSSFNPVTVFKGLRVKGNTSAGLIRKGLVVTQFAASVVLIIGTIIIYEQIQHIKSRELGYNKEQVVYMNLQGKMNERFHVIRQELLASGMVAHAAVSNQRVLQMGNNGWGYEWKGKDPNQKILITNENVSHGYLETLGMSLKSGRDFKTIEARDSTSIIINESLAKLMNKEEVVGEIISSDGRDFEIIGVVHDFVYSDVYAPAAPLILFAQPSATNYLFVRLKEGVNMPDALAKLEAVMKAHNPGYPFEYKFLDEEFDNLFKSEMLIGKLSRIFALLAIFISCLGLFGLAAYTAERRTKEIGIRKVLGASAVGIASLLSLDFLKLVIVSFLLAFPLAWYLMHQWLQDFAYRISINWKVFLIAGVAAVLIALITISFQAIRAALSNPVKNLRTE